One stretch of Eggerthella lenta DSM 2243 DNA includes these proteins:
- a CDS encoding APC family permease yields the protein MAQQDGSPAKASGENIEQFGYKQELRRGMGLWDVVLYGVLFMVIIAPQSIFGTIQQNSHGMTPLVYIIGFVAILFTAMSYMRMSKRFPIAGSVYSYVQRGINPHVGFMAGWLILLDYVLVPSLLIVMVMNWGVALVPGSPAWLWAVAFIAFNTFVNIRGIQMSRGVDWVIFIVEIVAVVAFIALGTNFVLGGGGAGGFVLDPIYQPGQVDAHFVAAGISIAALSFLGFDGMSTLAEETHEPEKNIGKGIIIALSIIIVVFVAQTYIAAIVQPDWAATDPDMGFFDSVYLVGGPVFYKIMLLVNIVAVGIANIINAQMASSRLLYSMGRDGVIPRVFGKVHPKFQTPWFASIFLGAITLCLALPLQDYMGTLAGFVNFGALSSFILLNFAVFWFFFVKEKKRASFKDILMYLICPFIGIAILGYVFTGFEWATYAVGVTWLVIGLIIGAVKSKGYKEVPEAFKNLEV from the coding sequence ATGGCTCAGCAAGACGGTTCTCCGGCGAAGGCGTCCGGAGAGAACATCGAGCAGTTCGGCTACAAGCAGGAACTGCGAAGAGGTATGGGACTATGGGACGTGGTATTGTACGGCGTCCTGTTCATGGTGATTATCGCGCCGCAGTCCATTTTCGGCACCATCCAGCAGAACAGCCACGGCATGACGCCGCTGGTGTACATCATCGGCTTCGTGGCCATTCTGTTCACGGCTATGAGCTACATGCGCATGAGCAAGCGGTTCCCCATTGCGGGTTCGGTGTACTCCTACGTGCAGCGCGGCATCAACCCGCACGTGGGCTTCATGGCGGGCTGGCTGATCCTGCTCGACTACGTGCTAGTTCCCTCCTTGCTCATCGTCATGGTGATGAACTGGGGCGTGGCGCTGGTGCCGGGCAGCCCGGCCTGGCTGTGGGCTGTGGCGTTCATCGCGTTCAACACGTTCGTCAACATTCGCGGCATTCAGATGAGCCGCGGCGTTGACTGGGTCATCTTCATCGTCGAGATTGTGGCCGTGGTCGCGTTCATCGCTCTTGGCACCAACTTCGTGTTGGGCGGCGGCGGCGCGGGCGGCTTCGTCCTCGACCCGATCTACCAGCCGGGTCAGGTGGACGCGCACTTCGTGGCGGCGGGCATCTCCATCGCGGCGCTTTCGTTCCTGGGCTTCGACGGCATGTCCACGCTGGCCGAGGAAACGCACGAGCCTGAGAAGAACATCGGCAAGGGCATCATCATCGCACTGTCCATCATCATCGTCGTGTTCGTGGCGCAGACCTACATCGCCGCCATCGTGCAGCCCGATTGGGCGGCCACCGATCCCGACATGGGCTTCTTCGATTCCGTCTACCTAGTGGGCGGGCCGGTGTTCTACAAGATCATGTTGCTGGTCAACATCGTCGCGGTGGGCATCGCCAACATCATCAACGCGCAGATGGCATCCTCGCGCCTGCTGTACAGCATGGGCCGCGACGGCGTGATCCCGCGCGTGTTCGGCAAGGTGCATCCGAAGTTCCAGACGCCGTGGTTCGCCTCCATCTTCTTGGGCGCGATCACGCTGTGCCTGGCGCTTCCGCTGCAGGACTACATGGGTACGCTGGCGGGCTTCGTGAACTTCGGCGCCCTGTCGTCGTTCATCCTGCTGAACTTCGCCGTGTTCTGGTTCTTCTTCGTGAAGGAAAAGAAGCGCGCGTCGTTCAAGGACATCCTGATGTACCTCATCTGCCCGTTCATCGGCATAGCCATTTTGGGCTACGTGTTCACCGGCTTCGAGTGGGCCACGTATGCCGTGGGCGTCACCTGGCTGGTCATCGGCCTGATCATCGGCGCGGTGAAATCCAAGGGTTACAAGGAAGTGCCCGAGGCGTTCAAGAACCTGGAAGTGTAA
- a CDS encoding response regulator transcription factor has translation MDVRGASGRLEGGGSVKATFSSTDRGFTLRYVGLSFYYAWVFLSFNSLDIVGGDGRAISMVHIVSSATAMVMFAACALNWRSVMGWAAGRVRSVLLACGVTALAGTCLYALPAFSALPAVMGVGAFATGFACTPIVLAWGVIYRDLDARRAVLFTSMTFLGAALLHGAIMLLGPTLAPVAVSLLPLAAAVAATASLRDWKAERVPDAETRRRARGEIRDLVRTALSWRVLAGLIAALFAYGGLRVYFGSVAPSVFSNPALMAGTIALAAFVFFVYGALVSRTSLNLGVLYRIAMSVWALAFVLIALVGHDNMTMVFFMASLSSVLFEVLTWALLVEIARTTHFAALLVFAVGRLAVHVGIVVGEVAAFALIDDMLLFAVVAVFVLVASTGFAFADRDTTFAFESPTPAELERLSGGDGRSHADEPVSSGSGVAGSAVEPADASLVPVAADVGARIEALAKAYQLSPREKEVFALWVTGHGSKYIQEKFVISPATVKTHVRHIYEKCDVHNRAELMRKLEEAG, from the coding sequence ATGGACGTGCGAGGGGCAAGTGGTCGCCTGGAGGGAGGAGGGTCGGTGAAGGCTACGTTCTCGTCGACGGATCGCGGGTTCACTTTGCGCTACGTCGGTCTGAGTTTCTACTACGCCTGGGTGTTCTTGTCGTTCAATTCTCTTGATATCGTGGGAGGAGACGGACGGGCTATCTCGATGGTGCACATCGTGTCGTCGGCCACCGCCATGGTGATGTTTGCGGCGTGCGCGTTAAATTGGCGCTCGGTGATGGGGTGGGCGGCCGGGCGCGTTCGGTCTGTGCTGCTGGCGTGCGGCGTGACGGCGCTTGCCGGAACCTGCCTGTACGCGCTTCCCGCGTTTTCTGCTTTGCCTGCGGTCATGGGCGTGGGTGCGTTTGCCACGGGATTCGCCTGCACGCCCATCGTCTTGGCATGGGGCGTGATATACCGCGATCTCGATGCCCGGCGCGCTGTGCTGTTCACATCCATGACGTTTCTGGGTGCGGCCTTGCTGCACGGGGCGATCATGCTGCTTGGTCCGACGCTGGCACCGGTGGCGGTGTCGCTGTTGCCCTTGGCTGCGGCGGTTGCCGCAACGGCCAGCCTGCGTGATTGGAAGGCCGAGCGCGTGCCGGATGCCGAAACGCGCCGTCGCGCGCGGGGCGAGATACGCGATCTGGTTCGTACGGCGTTGTCGTGGCGCGTGCTGGCGGGGCTGATCGCGGCGTTGTTCGCGTATGGCGGGTTGCGGGTGTATTTCGGCTCGGTTGCGCCGAGCGTGTTCTCGAATCCTGCGCTTATGGCGGGCACCATTGCGCTGGCAGCGTTCGTGTTCTTCGTATACGGCGCTTTGGTGTCGCGCACGAGCCTCAACCTCGGCGTGCTGTACCGTATTGCCATGTCGGTATGGGCGTTGGCGTTCGTGTTGATCGCGCTGGTGGGGCACGACAACATGACGATGGTGTTCTTCATGGCATCGCTCAGCTCGGTGTTGTTCGAAGTGCTCACCTGGGCGCTGCTGGTCGAGATCGCGCGCACGACCCATTTTGCTGCGCTGCTGGTGTTCGCGGTGGGCCGTTTGGCCGTGCATGTGGGAATAGTAGTCGGCGAGGTGGCTGCGTTCGCGTTGATCGACGATATGCTGCTGTTTGCGGTCGTGGCCGTGTTCGTGCTGGTGGCTTCGACGGGCTTCGCGTTCGCCGACCGCGACACCACGTTCGCATTTGAGAGCCCGACGCCGGCCGAGTTGGAGCGACTTTCCGGTGGGGACGGGCGTTCGCATGCCGACGAGCCGGTTTCGTCTGGCTCGGGGGTTGCGGGCTCTGCGGTTGAGCCGGCGGATGCGAGCCTTGTTCCTGTCGCCGCGGACGTTGGGGCGCGCATCGAAGCGCTGGCGAAAGCGTATCAGCTATCGCCGCGCGAGAAGGAGGTGTTCGCTCTGTGGGTGACGGGACATGGCTCGAAGTACATCCAGGAGAAGTTCGTCATCTCGCCGGCAACGGTGAAAACCCACGTGCGCCATATTTACGAGAAGTGCGATGTCCACAACCGCGCCGAACTTATGCGCAAGCTGGAAGAGGCCGGTTAA
- a CDS encoding DUF2871 domain-containing protein, with protein MKKLINTALVYLIAGAAAGVFFREFTNFAQFTGQTTLGLMHPHLLVLGFAVFLIATLFALQDDFTGDKLFKPFYIVYNVGLVVTVCMMLVRGVVEVTGAPLAMPDAAISGIAGIGHILIGVGLVLLTVMFKRVVNRKAAARA; from the coding sequence ATGAAGAAACTGATCAACACCGCGCTCGTATACCTTATCGCCGGGGCGGCGGCAGGCGTATTCTTCCGCGAGTTCACGAACTTCGCGCAGTTCACCGGGCAGACCACACTGGGACTTATGCACCCGCACCTGCTGGTGCTCGGGTTCGCGGTATTCCTGATCGCCACGCTGTTCGCTTTGCAGGACGACTTCACCGGCGACAAGCTGTTCAAGCCGTTCTACATCGTGTACAACGTAGGCCTGGTCGTCACCGTGTGCATGATGCTGGTGCGCGGCGTCGTGGAGGTCACCGGCGCACCGCTTGCGATGCCCGACGCCGCCATCTCGGGCATCGCCGGCATCGGCCACATCCTCATCGGCGTGGGCCTCGTGTTGCTCACCGTGATGTTCAAGCGCGTGGTGAACCGCAAGGCGGCCGCCCGCGCCTAA
- a CDS encoding pyridoxal phosphate-dependent aminotransferase, with translation MVNERMYGLGAEPSAIRELFAYGMVRKAEIGAENVFDFSIGNPSVPAPDAVKQAVLELMDEEPSALHGYTPAAGDPRVRQAVADHIRRRYDVPAQPEQVYLTAGAAAGLAISISAVTEPGDEVIIIAPFFPEYKVWIGTAGCTCVEVPAHVPDFQLDIDALAQAIGPKTAAIILNSPNNPVGAVYSRENLEAFAALLARKEEELGRKLYVISDEPYREITYGAEVPYVPCVWPRTIVCYSYSKSLSLPGERIGYLYVSDLMDDAREVSTAVAGAGRALGFICAPVLFQRVIARCIDEPSDVAAYAANRELLTTGLGELGYEFVEPQGAFYLWVRALEDDAQAFSDRAKAHELLLVPSDSFGVGGWVRVSYCVSREVIERSMPAFKALKESYEG, from the coding sequence ATGGTGAACGAGAGAATGTACGGCTTGGGAGCCGAGCCGAGCGCGATTCGCGAGTTGTTCGCGTACGGCATGGTGCGCAAGGCGGAAATCGGCGCCGAGAACGTGTTCGACTTCAGCATCGGCAACCCTAGCGTGCCGGCGCCCGATGCCGTGAAGCAGGCGGTGCTCGAGCTCATGGACGAGGAGCCTAGCGCCTTGCACGGCTACACGCCGGCAGCGGGCGATCCGCGCGTGCGCCAGGCCGTGGCCGACCATATTCGCCGTCGCTACGACGTGCCCGCCCAGCCCGAGCAGGTGTACCTCACGGCAGGTGCCGCCGCAGGCTTGGCCATCTCCATCTCGGCCGTCACCGAGCCTGGCGACGAGGTCATCATCATCGCCCCGTTCTTTCCCGAGTACAAGGTGTGGATCGGCACGGCGGGATGCACGTGCGTGGAGGTGCCGGCACATGTGCCCGACTTCCAGCTGGATATCGACGCGCTTGCGCAGGCTATCGGGCCGAAGACGGCCGCTATCATCCTCAACTCGCCGAACAACCCGGTGGGCGCCGTGTACTCGCGCGAGAACCTGGAGGCGTTCGCCGCGCTGCTTGCCCGCAAGGAAGAAGAGCTCGGCCGCAAGCTGTACGTTATCAGCGACGAGCCGTACCGCGAGATCACGTACGGCGCCGAGGTTCCCTACGTGCCGTGCGTGTGGCCGCGCACCATCGTGTGCTACTCGTACTCGAAGTCGCTGTCGCTGCCGGGCGAGCGCATCGGGTATCTGTACGTGTCCGACCTGATGGACGACGCGCGCGAAGTGTCCACGGCGGTGGCCGGCGCGGGCCGCGCGTTGGGCTTCATCTGCGCGCCAGTGCTGTTCCAGCGCGTTATCGCGCGCTGCATCGACGAGCCGTCCGACGTGGCGGCCTACGCGGCCAACCGCGAGCTGCTGACGACGGGCCTCGGCGAGTTGGGATACGAGTTCGTGGAACCGCAGGGCGCGTTCTACCTGTGGGTGCGCGCGCTCGAGGACGACGCGCAGGCGTTCAGCGATCGCGCGAAGGCTCATGAGCTGCTGCTGGTTCCATCTGACAGCTTCGGCGTCGGCGGCTGGGTGCGCGTGAGCTACTGCGTCTCGCGCGAGGTCATCGAGCGCAGCATGCCCGCGTTCAAGGCTCTCAAAGAATCGTACGAAGGCTAA
- a CDS encoding FAD-dependent oxidoreductase: MTMSRNERGLSRRAFLGLGATAAMAAGAAGLAGCSPQASSDAASAGASDAGAASGSTAAGGPSFLTEPSPIAESDIKETVEADIVIVGAGLSGISAARAAVESGAKNIVVVEKATTWQYRSNQVGCIGGKIQEDLGIHIDKNAAVGQIMKECGYRPNQRILNLWADNSGEAFDWFLAASEGQYVVEAESDTYDGKSMSVRKMHWPHPAEANIADDFYPIFDDCQICLPDNGPYIQNMVDICEKAGVQFLYSTFARQLVRPDNAGRVEGVIVEDENGDYKKITASKAVLLATGDYASNAEMMSYYVPWSDRFMSIFPNVDAKGEKTNTGDGQQMGMWIGAKMEDGPHAPMTHHLGGPLGMDAFLLVDINGERFMNEDVGGQPFQNQLSRLPKKTAWQIFDSKWKDQIKYMDTGHGNVNWYVESGADVPNGSYGKNAYISDEDNEDGNTPGFLSYFEGEKALGVTANSIAELAKLMEVDEAALTATIERYNELAAAGNDEDFGKRADRLFPVEEGPFYAYPLTDTVILVNMGGLQTDVDFNVMDTEDEVIEGLYAVGNAQGGRFLVDYPLPAPGISHGMALTHGMLVGRILAQL; the protein is encoded by the coding sequence ATGACCATGTCACGCAATGAACGAGGGCTGTCCCGCCGCGCGTTTCTAGGCTTGGGCGCCACAGCCGCCATGGCCGCCGGAGCCGCAGGGCTGGCCGGCTGCTCGCCGCAAGCCAGCAGCGACGCGGCAAGCGCAGGCGCATCGGACGCCGGCGCCGCATCCGGCTCCACCGCCGCCGGCGGACCGAGCTTCCTGACCGAGCCGAGTCCCATTGCCGAAAGCGACATCAAAGAGACCGTCGAAGCCGACATCGTCATCGTGGGCGCCGGACTCTCCGGCATCAGCGCGGCTCGCGCAGCCGTGGAAAGCGGCGCGAAGAACATCGTCGTCGTGGAGAAGGCCACCACGTGGCAGTACCGCTCGAACCAGGTGGGCTGCATCGGCGGCAAAATCCAAGAGGACCTGGGCATCCACATCGACAAGAACGCCGCAGTCGGCCAGATCATGAAAGAGTGCGGCTACCGCCCCAACCAGCGCATCCTGAACCTGTGGGCCGACAACTCCGGCGAGGCGTTCGATTGGTTCCTGGCCGCCAGCGAGGGTCAGTACGTGGTGGAGGCGGAATCCGACACCTACGACGGCAAGTCCATGAGCGTCCGCAAAATGCACTGGCCGCATCCCGCCGAGGCCAACATCGCCGACGATTTCTACCCCATCTTCGACGACTGCCAGATCTGCCTGCCCGACAACGGCCCCTACATCCAGAACATGGTGGACATTTGCGAAAAGGCCGGCGTGCAGTTCCTGTACTCCACGTTCGCCCGCCAGCTGGTGCGTCCGGACAACGCAGGACGCGTGGAAGGCGTCATCGTCGAAGACGAGAACGGCGATTACAAGAAGATCACCGCTAGCAAGGCCGTGCTTCTTGCCACGGGCGACTACGCCTCGAACGCCGAGATGATGAGCTACTACGTGCCGTGGTCCGACCGCTTCATGAGCATTTTCCCGAACGTCGATGCCAAGGGCGAGAAGACGAACACGGGCGACGGCCAGCAGATGGGCATGTGGATCGGCGCGAAGATGGAGGATGGCCCGCACGCTCCCATGACGCACCACTTGGGCGGGCCTCTGGGCATGGATGCGTTCCTGCTGGTGGACATCAACGGCGAGCGCTTCATGAACGAGGACGTGGGAGGCCAGCCGTTCCAGAACCAGCTTTCGCGCCTGCCGAAGAAGACGGCCTGGCAGATCTTCGACAGCAAGTGGAAAGACCAGATCAAGTACATGGACACCGGCCACGGCAACGTGAACTGGTACGTGGAGTCGGGCGCCGACGTGCCCAACGGCTCGTACGGCAAAAACGCCTACATCTCCGACGAGGATAACGAAGACGGCAACACGCCGGGCTTCCTGAGCTACTTCGAGGGCGAGAAGGCCTTGGGCGTGACGGCGAACTCCATCGCCGAGCTGGCCAAGCTCATGGAAGTCGACGAAGCCGCGCTCACCGCCACCATCGAGCGCTATAACGAGCTGGCGGCCGCCGGCAACGACGAGGACTTCGGCAAGCGCGCCGACCGTCTGTTCCCCGTAGAGGAAGGTCCGTTCTACGCCTACCCGCTCACCGACACGGTGATCCTCGTGAACATGGGCGGCCTGCAAACCGACGTGGACTTCAACGTGATGGACACCGAGGACGAGGTCATCGAGGGCCTGTACGCTGTGGGCAACGCCCAAGGCGGCCGCTTCCTCGTCGACTACCCCCTGCCGGCTCCCGGCATCAGCCATGGCATGGCGCTGACGCACGGCATGCTGGTCGGCCGCATCCTGGCGCAGCTGTAA
- a CDS encoding PfkB family carbohydrate kinase, protein MGEGKAVLAVGAIMVDMLCQVPRLPRSGEGIVVEESRAVVGGCAFNAANVLRQLGAPYELFAPVGCGIFAGFVERELRERGLEAPRFDDRDSGGCMCFVEPGGERTMVTLPGIERHFVRAWFDRVEAARFGCGFASGYEVEGPGGDAIISFFEDHPSIELYYAPGPRVCGVGAQKTARINALHPVWHLNDQEALAYTGSATLEEAGAAIVEECGNAVVITAGKDGAHLFVDGRHAVISAGLVDVVDTVGAGDAHLGALTAARAAGRSWEDALALANRVAGAVCGVEGSTLADEAFARTGARL, encoded by the coding sequence ATGGGCGAAGGAAAGGCCGTGCTGGCCGTCGGAGCCATCATGGTGGACATGCTGTGCCAGGTTCCGCGCCTGCCCCGATCGGGCGAGGGGATCGTGGTGGAGGAGTCGCGCGCGGTCGTGGGCGGTTGCGCGTTCAACGCGGCGAACGTGCTGCGGCAGCTGGGTGCTCCGTACGAGCTGTTCGCGCCGGTGGGGTGCGGCATCTTCGCCGGGTTCGTGGAACGCGAGCTGCGCGAGCGCGGGCTCGAGGCGCCGCGGTTCGATGATCGCGACAGCGGCGGCTGCATGTGCTTCGTGGAGCCGGGCGGCGAGCGCACGATGGTCACGCTGCCGGGCATCGAGCGCCATTTCGTGCGCGCATGGTTCGACCGTGTCGAGGCCGCGCGCTTCGGTTGCGGGTTCGCGAGCGGCTACGAGGTGGAAGGGCCGGGCGGCGACGCCATCATCTCGTTCTTCGAGGATCATCCCTCTATAGAGCTGTATTATGCGCCCGGTCCGCGCGTCTGCGGCGTAGGCGCGCAGAAGACGGCGCGCATCAACGCGTTGCATCCGGTATGGCACCTGAACGACCAAGAGGCGCTTGCGTATACCGGGAGCGCCACGCTTGAAGAGGCGGGCGCCGCCATCGTCGAGGAGTGCGGCAACGCAGTGGTGATCACGGCGGGCAAGGACGGCGCGCATCTGTTCGTCGATGGGCGGCATGCGGTGATTTCTGCCGGGCTTGTGGATGTGGTGGACACCGTCGGCGCGGGCGATGCGCATCTGGGCGCGCTGACCGCGGCGCGCGCGGCTGGACGCTCATGGGAAGACGCGCTGGCGTTGGCGAACCGCGTGGCCGGAGCGGTGTGCGGCGTGGAAGGGTCGACGCTGGCCGACGAGGCGTTCGCGAGGACGGGTGCGCGGCTGTAG